In Pseudomonas nunensis, a single window of DNA contains:
- the norR gene encoding nitric oxide reductase transcriptional regulator NorR, translating to MTAKSLLTALLPLVSDLSRELPEGERYRRLLEAMRALLPCDAAALLRLDGEWLVPLAVDGLSTDTLGRRFKVSEHPRFEALLSSPGPTRFAADSELPDPYDGLVDGLDEHLEVHDCMGCPLFIDERPWGLLTLDALDPERFEPIELDALQAFASLAAATVNAAERIERLANRAEDEHQRAEVYRQASGQQNREMIGQSKSHKRLVEEISLVGGSDLTVLITGETGVGKELVAQAIHAASPRADKPIISLNCAALPDTLVESELFGHVRGAFTGATSDRRGKFELANGGTLFLDEVGELSLTVQAKLLRVLQSGQLQRLGSDKEHQVDVRLIAATNRDLAEEVRSGRYRADFYHRLSVYPLLVPALRDRGRDVLLLSGFFLEQNRSRMGLNSLRLNSDAQAALLAYQWPGNVRELEHLIGRSALKALGNCKERPKILSLSAADLDLPHDSVELPAEQPTVSPMPLVSGDLRAATEDYQRQLINACLERHHNNWASAARELGLDRANLGRMAKRLGMK from the coding sequence ATGACTGCAAAATCCCTGCTCACCGCCCTGCTCCCTCTGGTCTCGGACCTGTCCCGCGAACTGCCCGAAGGCGAGCGCTATCGGCGCCTGCTTGAAGCCATGCGCGCCCTGCTGCCCTGCGACGCCGCCGCCTTGCTGCGCCTCGATGGCGAATGGCTGGTGCCGCTGGCGGTGGACGGCCTGAGCACTGACACCCTGGGCCGACGCTTCAAGGTCAGCGAACACCCGCGCTTCGAAGCCTTGCTCAGCAGTCCCGGCCCGACCCGTTTCGCCGCTGACAGCGAGTTGCCCGACCCTTACGACGGTCTGGTTGATGGACTCGACGAGCATCTGGAAGTCCACGACTGCATGGGTTGCCCGCTGTTTATAGATGAGCGCCCGTGGGGACTGTTGACCCTCGATGCGCTGGACCCGGAGCGCTTCGAACCGATCGAACTCGACGCCCTGCAAGCCTTCGCCAGCCTCGCCGCAGCGACCGTCAACGCCGCCGAACGCATCGAACGACTGGCTAATCGCGCCGAAGACGAACACCAGCGCGCCGAGGTTTACCGTCAGGCCAGCGGCCAGCAGAACCGCGAAATGATCGGCCAGAGCAAGTCGCACAAACGCCTGGTGGAAGAAATCAGCCTGGTGGGCGGCAGCGACCTGACTGTGCTGATCACCGGGGAAACCGGGGTCGGCAAGGAACTGGTGGCGCAAGCGATTCACGCCGCTTCGCCCCGGGCCGACAAACCGATCATCAGCCTCAATTGCGCTGCCCTGCCGGACACGCTGGTCGAAAGCGAGCTGTTCGGCCATGTGCGCGGCGCGTTCACCGGGGCAACCAGCGACCGTCGCGGTAAATTCGAACTGGCCAACGGCGGCACGCTGTTTCTCGATGAAGTCGGTGAGCTGTCCCTGACCGTGCAGGCCAAGTTGCTGCGAGTGCTGCAAAGCGGTCAGTTGCAACGCTTGGGCTCGGATAAAGAACATCAAGTGGACGTGCGGCTGATCGCGGCCACCAACCGCGACCTCGCTGAAGAGGTGCGCAGCGGTCGCTATCGCGCTGACTTCTATCATCGGCTGAGCGTGTACCCGCTGCTGGTGCCCGCGCTGCGCGATCGCGGGCGGGATGTGCTGCTGCTCAGCGGTTTCTTCCTGGAACAGAACCGCTCGCGCATGGGCCTCAACAGCTTGCGCCTGAACAGCGATGCTCAAGCAGCGCTGCTGGCTTATCAGTGGCCGGGCAACGTGCGAGAGCTGGAACACTTGATCGGCCGCAGCGCATTGAAGGCGCTGGGCAACTGCAAGGAACGGCCGAAAATCCTCAGTTTGAGTGCGGCAGACCTGGATCTACCCCACGACAGCGTCGAACTCCCTGCCGAGCAACCGACTGTCAGCCCTATGCCTTTAGTCTCGGGTGACTTGCGGGCGGCGACCGAGGATTATCAGCGGCAACTGATCAACGCCTGTCTGGAACGCCACCACAACAATTGGGCGAGCGCGGCCCGTGAGCTAGGCTTGGATCGGGCGAATCTGGGGCGCATGGCCAAGCGATTGGGGATGAAGTGA
- the cyoA gene encoding ubiquinol oxidase subunit II, whose translation MSKNRYPRLLGLLPLLGTLLLSGCNMTLLDPKGQVGLDERNLIITATLLMLLVVVPVIVMTFLFAWKYRATNPDAVYAPKWSHSTKIEIAVWAVPVLIIIALGYVTYISTHALDPYKPLESDVKPITVEVVSMDWKWLFIYPEQGIATVNKLVFPANTPINFKITSDTVMNSFFIPGLGGQIYAMAGMETKLHLIANQNAEFDGISANYSGAGFTGMKFKAIATSQADFDAWVSDVKKAPKQLEKAEYEALSKPSQNNPVELYSSFTPNLFQIIVDKYEGMKPGAPMHHEKKEHEMAAMEGMDMSSHSAAGAEE comes from the coding sequence ATGAGTAAAAACAGGTACCCCAGACTACTAGGCTTATTGCCGCTGCTCGGCACGTTGCTGCTGTCAGGCTGCAACATGACCTTGCTCGACCCCAAGGGCCAGGTCGGCCTGGATGAGCGAAACCTGATCATCACCGCAACGCTGCTGATGCTGTTGGTCGTTGTGCCGGTCATCGTCATGACGTTCCTGTTCGCCTGGAAATATCGCGCTACCAACCCGGACGCGGTGTACGCGCCCAAGTGGTCGCACTCCACCAAGATCGAAATCGCGGTGTGGGCTGTTCCGGTCCTGATCATCATTGCCCTGGGTTATGTGACCTACATTTCGACCCACGCACTGGACCCGTACAAGCCGCTGGAATCCGACGTCAAGCCGATCACCGTTGAAGTGGTCTCGATGGACTGGAAGTGGCTGTTCATCTACCCGGAACAAGGCATCGCCACCGTTAACAAACTGGTGTTCCCGGCCAACACGCCAATCAATTTCAAAATCACCTCCGACACCGTGATGAACTCGTTCTTCATCCCGGGCCTGGGTGGCCAGATCTACGCGATGGCGGGCATGGAAACCAAGCTGCACCTGATTGCCAACCAGAACGCTGAATTCGACGGTATCTCCGCCAACTACAGCGGCGCGGGATTCACCGGCATGAAGTTCAAAGCTATCGCCACTTCCCAGGCGGATTTCGATGCCTGGGTCAGTGATGTCAAGAAGGCACCTAAACAGCTGGAAAAAGCTGAATACGAAGCCCTTTCCAAACCAAGCCAGAACAACCCAGTCGAGCTCTATTCCTCGTTCACGCCAAACCTGTTCCAGATCATCGTCGACAAGTACGAAGGCATGAAACCGGGCGCGCCAATGCATCACGAGAAAAAAGAGCACGAAATGGCCGCCATGGAAGGGATGGACATGAGTTCGCATTCAGCTGCCGGGGCAGAGGAGTAA
- a CDS encoding chemotaxis protein CheV, with translation MSSTKARADSLSLLLFTLRSGKLMAINLLKVSEIIPCPPLTKLPESHPHVKGIATLRGTSLSVIDLSRAIGERPLEDPNGGCLIVTDVSRSKQGLHVQAVSKIVHCLTTDIRPPPFGSGGVRSYITGVTSVDGVLVQVLDIEKVIHGIAPAQIEMAPTELSMEDAEVLGNARILVVDDSQTALQQSVHTLRNLGLQCHTARSAKEAIDCLLDLQGTAQQINLIVSDIEMSEMDGYAFTRTLRETPDFSHLYVLLHTSLDSAMNSEKARLAGANGVLTKFSSPELTKCLIEAAKAVAEQGH, from the coding sequence ATGTCCTCCACCAAAGCCCGCGCAGATTCACTTTCGCTTCTTCTGTTTACCTTGCGCAGCGGCAAGCTGATGGCGATCAACCTGCTGAAAGTCAGTGAAATCATCCCTTGCCCGCCGCTGACCAAGCTGCCGGAGTCGCATCCCCACGTCAAAGGCATCGCCACCCTGCGTGGCACGTCGCTGTCGGTGATCGACCTGAGCCGCGCCATCGGCGAGCGACCGCTGGAAGATCCCAACGGTGGCTGCCTGATCGTCACCGACGTCAGCCGCTCCAAACAGGGCCTGCACGTTCAGGCCGTGAGCAAGATCGTGCACTGCCTGACCACCGACATCCGTCCGCCGCCCTTCGGCTCCGGCGGTGTGCGTTCGTACATCACCGGCGTGACCTCGGTCGATGGTGTGCTGGTGCAAGTGCTGGATATCGAAAAAGTCATCCACGGCATCGCCCCGGCACAGATCGAAATGGCCCCGACCGAGCTGAGCATGGAAGACGCCGAAGTCCTCGGCAATGCGCGAATCCTGGTGGTCGATGACAGCCAGACCGCGCTGCAACAATCGGTGCACACCCTGCGCAACCTCGGCCTGCAATGCCACACCGCGCGCAGTGCCAAGGAAGCCATCGACTGCCTGCTGGACCTGCAAGGCACCGCGCAGCAAATCAACCTGATCGTCTCGGACATCGAAATGTCGGAGATGGACGGCTACGCCTTCACCCGCACCCTGCGCGAAACCCCGGACTTCTCGCACCTTTACGTGCTGCTGCACACCTCGCTGGACAGTGCGATGAACAGCGAAAAGGCACGGCTGGCCGGCGCCAACGGGGTACTGACCAAGTTCTCCTCGCCAGAGCTGACCAAGTGCCTGATCGAAGCCGCCAAGGCCGTCGCCGAGCAGGGCCACTGA
- a CDS encoding efflux RND transporter periplasmic adaptor subunit: MRIQKKSALIAAPLIVLAALGVWYATKPATAKLAAPTAIPVRVVAVSAKDVPRFVSGIGSVLSLHSVVVRPQIDGILTKLLVKEGQLVKTGDLLATIDDRSIRASLDQARAQLGESQAQLQVALVNLKRYKLLSVDDGVSKQTYDQQQALVNQLKATAQGNQASIDAAQVQLSYTQIRSPVTGRVGIRTVDEGNFLRMTDAQGLFTVTQIDPIAVEFSLPQQMLPTLQGLIGDPQRAQVKAYIGADTDGETGNLLGEGHLTLIDNQINANTGTIRAKAEFNNPNQKLWPGLLVTVKIQTALDKDALVVPPTVVQRGLDQHFVYRVKGDKVETVQVQMVYQGSGQDIITGVKPGDVLVSDGQSRLKPGSTVQVLTEPPQVVQAEPKQ, translated from the coding sequence ATGCGAATTCAGAAAAAATCCGCGTTGATCGCAGCCCCTCTGATTGTCCTGGCAGCGCTGGGCGTGTGGTACGCCACCAAGCCGGCCACCGCCAAACTGGCGGCCCCGACGGCCATTCCGGTGCGCGTCGTCGCGGTCTCCGCAAAAGATGTTCCGCGCTTCGTCAGCGGGATCGGTTCGGTGTTGTCCCTGCACAGTGTGGTGGTGCGTCCGCAAATCGACGGCATTCTTACCAAATTGCTGGTCAAGGAAGGTCAACTGGTCAAGACCGGCGACCTGCTCGCCACCATCGATGACCGCTCGATCCGCGCCAGCCTCGATCAGGCCCGTGCGCAATTGGGCGAAAGCCAGGCCCAGCTGCAAGTGGCGCTGGTCAACCTCAAGCGCTACAAACTGCTGAGCGTCGATGATGGCGTGTCCAAGCAGACTTACGACCAGCAACAAGCCCTGGTCAACCAGCTCAAGGCCACCGCCCAAGGCAATCAGGCATCCATCGACGCCGCCCAGGTGCAGCTTTCCTACACGCAGATTCGCTCACCAGTCACCGGCCGCGTCGGGATTCGTACCGTGGACGAAGGCAACTTCCTGCGCATGACCGACGCCCAAGGCTTGTTCACCGTGACGCAGATCGACCCGATCGCCGTGGAATTTTCCCTGCCGCAGCAAATGCTGCCGACCCTGCAAGGCTTGATCGGCGATCCGCAACGCGCGCAAGTGAAGGCCTACATCGGCGCCGACACCGATGGCGAAACCGGCAACCTGCTGGGCGAAGGTCACCTGACCCTGATCGACAACCAGATCAACGCCAACACCGGGACCATCCGCGCCAAAGCCGAATTCAACAACCCGAACCAGAAGCTCTGGCCCGGCCTGCTGGTGACGGTAAAGATTCAGACAGCGCTGGATAAAGATGCGCTTGTCGTACCGCCGACCGTCGTACAACGAGGCCTCGATCAACATTTTGTGTACCGGGTGAAAGGCGACAAAGTGGAAACCGTGCAAGTGCAGATGGTTTACCAAGGCAGCGGCCAGGACATCATCACCGGCGTAAAACCCGGCGACGTGCTGGTCAGCGATGGCCAGTCGCGACTCAAACCCGGTTCGACCGTGCAAGTGCTGACGGAGCCGCCGCAAGTGGTGCAAGCGGAGCCTAAACAATGA
- the hmpA gene encoding NO-inducible flavohemoprotein codes for MLSVQDRAIVKSTVPLLESGGEALITHFYRMMLSEYPEVRPLFNQAHQASGDQPRALANGVLMYARHIDQLDQLGDLVAKIINKHVALQILPEHYPIVGTCLLRAIAEVLGEEIATPQVIAAWGAAYGQLADILIGAETSIYDQKEQAPGGWRGAREFIVAAKVEESAEITSFYFEPADKGPILAAEPGQYIGMKLILDGEEIRRNYSLSSLSDNGQYRISVKREIGGRASNHLHDQLHVGSSIQLFPPSGEFTLTASDKPLVLISGGVGITPTLAMLEAALATERPVHFIHCARNGSVHAFRDWIDGLAERHPQLKRFYCYAEDDGVSPAADKVGLLSQEQLGAWLPQQRDLDAYFLGPKGFMAAIKRHLKALGVPEKQSRYEFFGPASALE; via the coding sequence ATGCTTAGCGTTCAAGACCGTGCCATCGTCAAATCCACCGTGCCGTTGCTGGAAAGCGGTGGCGAAGCGCTGATCACCCACTTCTATCGCATGATGCTCTCCGAATACCCGGAAGTCCGCCCGCTGTTCAACCAGGCCCACCAGGCCAGCGGTGACCAACCCCGCGCCTTGGCCAACGGTGTATTGATGTATGCACGGCACATCGATCAGCTCGACCAATTGGGCGATCTGGTGGCCAAGATCATCAACAAACACGTGGCCCTGCAGATTCTGCCGGAGCACTACCCGATTGTCGGCACCTGCCTGTTGCGTGCGATTGCCGAAGTGCTGGGCGAAGAAATCGCTACCCCGCAAGTTATTGCAGCGTGGGGCGCGGCTTACGGTCAATTGGCTGACATCCTGATCGGCGCCGAAACCAGCATCTACGACCAGAAAGAACAGGCACCGGGCGGCTGGCGCGGGGCGCGGGAGTTCATCGTCGCGGCCAAGGTCGAGGAAAGCGCGGAAATCACCTCGTTCTACTTCGAACCTGCCGACAAAGGTCCGATCCTCGCCGCCGAGCCTGGTCAGTACATCGGCATGAAACTGATCCTGGATGGCGAAGAAATCCGTCGCAACTATTCGTTGTCGTCCCTCTCGGACAACGGCCAATACCGCATCAGCGTCAAACGCGAAATCGGTGGCCGTGCCTCCAACCACTTGCACGATCAACTGCATGTCGGCTCGAGCATCCAGCTGTTCCCGCCATCGGGCGAGTTCACCCTGACCGCCAGCGACAAACCGCTAGTGCTGATCAGCGGCGGCGTCGGCATCACCCCAACCCTGGCGATGCTCGAAGCGGCGCTGGCGACCGAGCGGCCAGTGCACTTTATTCACTGCGCGCGTAACGGCAGCGTCCATGCGTTCCGTGACTGGATCGATGGTTTGGCCGAGCGGCATCCGCAGCTCAAGCGCTTCTATTGCTATGCCGAAGATGACGGCGTGAGCCCGGCGGCGGACAAGGTCGGGTTGTTGAGCCAGGAGCAACTGGGCGCGTGGTTGCCGCAACAGCGCGATCTGGATGCTTATTTCCTTGGGCCTAAAGGCTTTATGGCGGCGATCAAGCGGCATTTGAAAGCGCTGGGTGTGCCGGAGAAACAGAGTCGTTATGAGTTCTTTGGGCCGGCTTCGGCGCTTGAATAA
- a CDS encoding YkgJ family cysteine cluster protein, producing the protein MNTTFSCVGCGKCCNDHHVPLTLTEARMWANDGGQVIVLVEGFLGNGLGLPLLQREHAERRSVMVRSGSTEAYVAITFAAYNVGPCRNLDEDNLCRIYERRPLVCRIYPMEINPHIPLNPAVKECPPESWEQGPDLIVGGELVDQELVTLIQRSRQADRDEVQTKDAICGLLGIRTTALKGDGFTAYLPEMGAFASVIDQVVAQPLEAPDGEWLFHVSGEDIAGQVLAAGAEVATEAALNYAFISLRAA; encoded by the coding sequence ATGAACACGACGTTTTCCTGCGTAGGTTGCGGCAAGTGCTGCAACGACCACCACGTACCCCTGACCCTGACGGAAGCCCGCATGTGGGCGAACGATGGTGGTCAGGTGATCGTGCTGGTGGAAGGCTTCCTGGGCAATGGCCTGGGCTTGCCTCTGTTGCAACGGGAACACGCCGAACGCCGCTCGGTGATGGTTCGCAGCGGATCCACCGAAGCCTACGTGGCGATCACTTTCGCCGCCTACAACGTCGGCCCCTGCCGGAATCTTGACGAAGACAACCTCTGTCGCATCTACGAACGCCGACCGCTGGTGTGCCGCATCTACCCGATGGAAATCAATCCGCACATTCCCCTGAACCCGGCGGTAAAAGAATGCCCGCCCGAGTCGTGGGAACAAGGGCCGGATTTGATTGTAGGTGGCGAGTTGGTTGATCAGGAACTGGTCACTTTGATTCAGCGCTCGCGCCAGGCGGATCGCGATGAGGTTCAGACCAAGGATGCGATTTGCGGGCTGTTGGGGATTCGCACTACCGCGTTGAAGGGTGACGGCTTTACCGCTTATCTGCCGGAGATGGGGGCTTTTGCTTCGGTGATCGATCAGGTGGTGGCGCAGCCACTGGAAGCACCGGACGGTGAATGGCTGTTTCATGTCTCGGGCGAGGACATCGCCGGACAAGTGCTGGCGGCCGGGGCTGAAGTGGCGACTGAAGCCGCGCTGAACTATGCGTTTATTTCGTTGCGGGCGGCTTGA
- a CDS encoding disulfide bond formation protein B: MSDETMRLGRERRYLVLLGIICLALIGGALYMQVVLEEAPCPLCILQRYALLLIAIFAFIGAAMRTRRSLTVFEVLVVICALGGVAVAGHHVYTQFYPAVSCGVDVLQPIVDGLPLAKIFPLGFQVDGFCDTPYPPILGLSLAQWALASFVLVVILVPLLVSRNRKALR, translated from the coding sequence ATGAGTGACGAAACGATGCGGTTGGGCCGTGAGCGGCGTTATCTGGTGCTGCTGGGCATCATCTGTCTGGCACTGATCGGTGGTGCGTTGTACATGCAGGTGGTGTTGGAAGAAGCGCCGTGCCCGCTGTGCATCCTGCAGCGTTATGCGTTGTTGCTGATCGCCATCTTCGCGTTCATCGGTGCGGCCATGCGCACCCGTCGCAGCCTCACCGTGTTCGAGGTGCTGGTGGTGATCTGTGCGCTGGGTGGCGTCGCTGTGGCCGGGCATCACGTCTACACGCAGTTCTATCCGGCGGTCAGCTGTGGCGTTGATGTGCTGCAACCAATTGTCGACGGCCTGCCGCTGGCGAAGATCTTCCCGCTGGGCTTTCAGGTCGATGGCTTCTGTGACACGCCGTATCCGCCGATCCTCGGCCTGTCGTTGGCACAGTGGGCGCTGGCGTCGTTTGTACTGGTGGTGATCCTCGTGCCGCTGCTGGTCTCGCGTAACCGCAAGGCGCTGCGCTAA
- a CDS encoding GNAT family N-acetyltransferase, with the protein MRRNLAEAVPTIAWPTGIELCQYRPELAEAVHRLMELGYREGGGRVPALDVWQRRFETDPEYDPSLCFIALDAEGIVGVCQCWTSAYIKNLVVHPRAQGLGLGRALLLNAFKAFQQRREGFVDLKVLEHNLRAQRLYESAGMRVVRREPVPA; encoded by the coding sequence ATGCGGCGCAACCTCGCAGAGGCTGTGCCGACCATCGCTTGGCCAACCGGTATCGAACTGTGCCAATACCGCCCCGAACTCGCCGAAGCCGTACACCGGTTGATGGAACTGGGTTATCGCGAGGGCGGCGGTCGCGTGCCGGCGCTGGACGTCTGGCAGCGACGCTTTGAAACCGATCCTGAATACGATCCGAGCCTGTGCTTCATCGCCCTCGACGCCGAAGGGATCGTCGGTGTGTGCCAGTGTTGGACCAGCGCCTACATCAAGAACCTGGTGGTGCATCCCCGCGCCCAAGGCCTCGGACTCGGCCGCGCCTTGCTGCTGAATGCTTTCAAAGCGTTTCAGCAGCGCCGCGAAGGGTTTGTCGATTTGAAAGTGCTGGAACACAACCTTCGGGCGCAGCGATTGTACGAAAGCGCCGGAATGCGGGTGGTACGCCGAGAGCCAGTGCCGGCCTGA